The genome window GTACCTAGCCGAGATGCCGCCCCCGGACTCCCATTCTGAGCTCCGAAAGGTCCAGCATGCAGCAGAGACATGGTCCGCTCCAAGCCGACACGACTTGCCTTCTAGAAGCTACTTGAAGGAGTTCACGGTAGCCGTAGTGGTCCCGATTGTGTTGATGATGATATCTATGGCCGCGCTTACGTCTGTCCTGTGTTTCCATTATGCTGGCATGTAAGTGTTTTATGTTAGTCTAGACTAGATgatctttatattttatactgcCTGAcgtaaagtctgtttttaaccgacttcgaaaaaggaggaggttctcaattcgtctgtatgtatgttttttttttttttttatgtatgttcatcgattactcagccatttatggaccgattttgaaaattctttttttgatgtattgggttgagctcaggggtggtcccatttttttttcagaattttattccacccccaagggtgggtaaaggggtaaaaacaggggtataaatttccattttgggcacttatcaaccgattcttatgaaatttataacgtaaatattgttattataacaaaagatatgatggtgaccttgagctgatctgatgatggaaacggaaggcagtcaagggaactcctcaacggtatatagcaactacctcgtgtttgggctcgaatgattcgtattaacgagtaggacatattggtatcatttgcatcttacttttgattgataattattgcaaataaactaaaaataacaaaataaaataataattttaaaaaaattaaaaaccgacttcaaaaaaccactaaaacgtaagaaataatttaaggtttagaccaatcctaggtcacagtataaatatacctaagcaggtactgttcttttttgaagttggtgccatatttcttcagattaactactttgtcactgcaccaacatcaaaaaagaacagtacctgcttaggtatatttatactgtgacctaggattggtctaaaccttaaattatttcttacgttttagtggttttttgaagtcggtttttaatttttttaatttaatctcagataccttagtactaaattgacagatagAACAGAGAAACAGACTTTAGTTAAGTAtctaattttgttttatgagtTCCTTTTtggttatttatttctgtttgtattttgtttgCTTTCAGGAACGATAGTGAATCAGAGTATTTCCTAGAGAATATATTCCACATTTGCATTGATTATAGAAAACGAAGGTTAGCTTAACGTAATCGATTGATAAACTAACTTCTTTTTAAACTAACTAACccatttatttaagttttgtttgttttcaagattttaaaagaagacaaaacatttttttaacatattcTATATAATTTCAGAGCTCACAGATCGGGTAAAGTGGAACTTTGTCGCTATGAGACCAATAACACTGAACAAACGCAAATACCAGACAACATCAGTAACAAGAGTGCCGGTGTTAGGTAAGTGTTCCTCTTTAtttcttgtgtattttatttttgacgaagCGAAGGTGGATTGTATGTTtgattaattttgtattttaattaataaatgaatataagAAGCAGTGTTCCTTCTTGTAGTTACATAAAAGTatgaatacttatataaaatatagtaaaatcAACTTATCCGAATTTGAGACATTGATACAGTTAATTCATTAGCTACAGATGGATGAGCCTGCCTCTCTTGAACTATACATGGTGTTAAAGAAGTAAGCTCATGTCCTATACGACTATTTCTAGGGAATAAGTTCACTTCATTTATACTGTTGTGATttccatcaaatttcatttttaactTGATTACGATTTAAGatgaaaataattgaaatgtttcatttttttttcacagcCCAAACAACAGCTTGGTTCGCCCGTACAGCCCCAAGTCAACAACCAACCTGGCTGGAAGCTACAACCGACCGCAGCCTCCTCCGTACCTGGGGTCAGCCACCAACTCCTTGCACCATCGTAAATCTGGCAACACTGAACACACCCCAAGTCATTTAGTTCTAGAAGAGACACTTAAACTTCTGAACGAAGCCAAAATAGGCGGAGATTACATCGATGATTTGAATTCAGAACCAGCTATGAAAGACCCGATTGTCGATTATAACGATGGTTCAGAAGATTATGTGCCGATTAAAATGGATGCGGCTGGTTACGTAGCAATGAAGGGAGATCTTGATGATATTAATGTACCTGAATTAGCCAAGTACGGGTTGGGAGGTGTCGGTGGGTCGGCCATTTGACATGAGGGGATGGGGGGTGGAGAGGCACCTGTCAAAACATGGTTTTGTTAGAATTACTAATGCACTAACTTAGTAAGAAACTGCGTCAGGTTTCATACTGTAGATTTTGAACACTTTTGCTAACGTTAAGCAGGTTTTAAGTAGTTAAATGTTGCATTTAAACTTTCACGCCTTGTAGGTAGTTAGGTGAGCGATGTGCAGAGATGCACCGTTGCAACTATTCGTATTATTAAGCATTTATCTAACCTAAATATAAGTAGGGAAATTTAcaacgtaggtacctagtcaTTGCTGTTAGATGTTATACTGATAATCATATTATGCCATTTAAGTATTTCTAAACTATTCTAGTCAAGTTTTAGTCAATTATTTGTGTATTATGTATCATAGAAGTAACTTGAACCCAATAACAgcgtgaaaaaatatgtatcgaTTCTGACAGGCACATACTTATTAGGGTTTATTATTGAACCAGTACTTAGTGAAATTAGTTAGCTATGTTTTtgctataagtacttacctattctttctaaaaagttaataaattgtctttaaacttatttagcacagtttttttttataaatcctTCACCATCGGTTTCACGAAtatggataaaaaataaaagagttatttatttgtacttctcaaaacataatttattacaatacTTGTTAACATATCACTTAGAACCTACTTAACTTATAATCTTATgatataataggtaggtactaatcGATCACAATACACGTTTTGTGTAACACAATCACAGAATCATTGAACTTTCCGATCTTGCTTTATCTTAATAATGCCCTATCAGAGCCTCTTATTTTCAAAACAATTTACATACATGGGAACTACTTAGATCTCGTGATTTCGTTTACATCTGCATTTTTATgtcttttatttcataaaatgatTAGTgcattaatacatttcgtaACATTAACTACATCGTCATATTACTCGTAGCTCGTAGATACACAGATTCCTATCATCTAACTATACTTAACAGGATCTTAGACACATTCATAATGTGTATAATATTAACTTCCGAACGTTTAAGATCATAACTTACAAAAACTACTTGGTATTACTCAACTGGTTTCCAACACACAACGGCGCGCATATCATCGGGTGCCTTGCCGAAGACTCTTTCGCCGTTCGCGTCTACATACTGGTTGATCTGGTAGTCTAGGAGTGTTTGGAAGCCGAGGACATCGGATCCCAATTGCTGGAAGAAGGTAAATACatgtaaaataagtatttaagcATTATCGGTACTGGAAGATATAATCACTTTGAAGAAAAAAACGgcttaaatatttactaagTCCGACAATCaccatcacaacccatcacgttcccactgctggggcacgggtctacTTCAAATGAAGGaaggttttaggcctagtccaccacgcgggcGCAATGCGGATTGGTGCAGCGGACGTCCGGCAATAATACCAGACAATAAGACAAGCTGATTAAGTAACCACAAAaaattatacagagtgttgcaaaaagggtatactaagccgaaagggggtgactcaaggggtcatcctgaacaacttttcAACGTTCCACGAGCTTTGGAAATATcgagaaaaaaaatgtatattttttcggcTTAGCATAAGTAACCTTTTGTAACACTCTGTAATTTGAGTTAACAGATGCTGAATCAGTAAAATACCTGTGTAAGTGGGCTGGTGTTGGTGGTGAAGACTCCTGTGAACCGCCGGTCTCTCGCAATGCGCATTGTGGCGTGTTCCAGAGCCCTGATGGCGGCTACATTGTCGCGTGCATTGAGATTCGATGCCGTGGCCATCATGAATGAATGTAGAATTGTTCCTGTAAacgtttatatttttagtattacttactaaatataaTCGTATAGTTTGTACTAACAATAATGTCATCTAAGTATGCATTGACCTTTCATCACATTTTAAGGaatgttaattatttatatcgaAATAGAAATCAACTTGGAAAACCAAACGCCGGTCGCGGACATTTGCACGCAAAGGCATTTTTAATAAGAAAAGCTATTTATCATGCATTTTGTGATAATATGAATAAGTAAGAAACCTGTTGCTAAATCAAACTTCATGAGTTATGTTCAAACCTTACCCTTTCCTTCAGGTAGCATAGTGTCTCGTACGGAACCCTCAACGTACTCCAAAAAGCCCATGATCTTGGCTAGTCCTCCTGATAGTTCGATCTCTGGCTCATCGCGACCATCGAAATTTAGTGCTACGGCAATATGTGCTCCTGATTCTGGAAAAGTttgaatatatttaaaataccttgctacggattaattaaaatattctaaCTTCAATAAGAAAACTTCAATATTACCATCCCGTAACACCACACTAAGCCTCGCAGCTAACAGTGCATTCCAACATCTATCGATGCAGTCTGCGTAGTCATTGACTTCGATTTCGTGCTTCAAAAACTGTTCCAATTCTGCTTTTTCGTAAAATGATGATACTATCATGCTgaaaagcaaataaaattttatgtattgatatttaattaagtaagtacataactaGGACTAATTACTCACGCACAATCGGCATAATACTGCCCTAGGAGAAAACAgcaattaaacaaaaaatatacagggtgttgcaaaattggtatactaagccgaaacctacatgtgcaacatgttatatctaagcccgaaactgaaatcagaatttggaaattcgcgaaaaaatttttttttccatagtgtATTCCATactgtattatttaaatcaaacttACTCAATGACTTGTTGTTTGTGCTCGTCTCTCATTGGTTCAGCCACAAACTTCGGTTCATTGTTTTCTTCACAATCTGGGTTAGAGCTCAAATGTGAAAGAACTTCTCCAAGATTTGCTGCTCCAAGGAAATCGCTGATTTCtgataataagtaattaagtacataataatattattaggtcatgcatattaaattaaattttgaaggTGGTGGGTAATTGTTTCAACAGTAAAGGTTTGTCATTAAATCTTTTTGAATTTGGATTTCGACTTAAATTTATAAGCACAATACTTACGAATATAGTATCCTTTGTCCCTCAGCCTAGTTATAGTGTAAATAGAGTTGAGAGAGTTCCCTCCGAGCTCGTAGAACCCTGCTCTGACAGACAGTTCGCCTCTAGCAGCCCTTCCCAGTACTTCTCCCACGGTCTCAAATAGGACTCTGGCCTTTTCCATGTGTTCCGGCTCTACCCCTGTGTAGTCGATGTCGAGAGGAATTTCGGCGTCATCTGTGGAAATAACAcatattgcaaataaaatatcatctaACTTTCTAACATCCAATGCAGAACTTAATCCGTGAACGATATAAAGGCATTAAACAAAACAGTAACGATATATTTAAAGCTAACATACCTaccatattcatttatttattgtacgtACCATTGTTGTTTGTATTCTCGTACATCTTCAGTAGAGCTTGTCTGTCCACTTTTCCATTGACTAGCAGAGGGATGCTGTCTATCACTATGACCTGCaatgaatttaaaaatggttaaGTGTAAGTTACGTTTACGGtagaaaaacaaactttttcgtatttaaaattttcagttttGAACTACTGAGTGACCAACTGACAACTCCTTCTTCGGAATTCAGTCATGAGCTTATGATAAACCTAGTAATTTGATGTTTTAATAGTTAAATTCTTACCTGAGGAATCATGTAACTTGTCAACGCGTTTTTCAGTGAGCTTTCAATGTGGTGGGCCGCTAGTCTTGCATCATCCTTCAGTGTGACAAACGCCAAGATTTCAGGATTTCCTCGCTCAAGTCCATAGCAAAGAACCACACCTgcagatttatttaaaaaatccagtgagatttgtatttaatatgtggggacatctcacacacggccatccgaccccaagctaggcagagcctgtattatttttacatgacATAAGCATCCTCTAGATAGACAAACCTATCCAACACCAGCGTTagtaaacattttatgttGAAACTCTACTGATGGGTCTAAAATGCTATAACAATAGATCTTGTGCCATGGCCatgattatgtaggtacatattctTCAAGTCATCTTATTCACCTATGACTctttactataattattactgTTT of Plutella xylostella chromosome 26, ilPluXylo3.1, whole genome shotgun sequence contains these proteins:
- the LOC105381019 gene encoding epsilon-sarcoglycan isoform X2 — protein: MLARTLQLSSLVAIIATVVSQQTYNAVETEMFSIPISPNMFNWTYQEFDQQYRFQGSLIGKPELPSWLRYIYSGRHHSGFIFGTPPRGTKSPITLEVIGLNRQDYETRRLLLTLKIHPKEKKALHEVELKIDNLNVEDLLDEHRMTRLKEIFRSKLWIESSQDLYATFLASAIAMGARLPLRPNEGEGLVVRLGSSKPFSAELKRLREEVRPLSRLPSCPREYKRTTVERLFRDAGLTLDWCNFELYNTVYKARSTELLEYLAEMPPPDSHSELRKVQHAAETWSAPSRHDLPSRSYLKEFTVAVVVPIVLMMISMAALTSVLCFHYAGMNDSESEYFLENIFHICIDYRKRRAHRSGKVELCRYETNNTEQTQIPDNISNKSAGVSPNNSLVRPYSPKSTTNLAGSYNRPQPPPYLGSATNSLHHRKSGNTEHTPSHLVLEETLKLLNEAKIGGDYIDDLNSEPAMKDPIVDYNDGSEDYVPIKMDAAGYVAMKGDLDDINVPELAKYGLGGVGGSAI